Genomic segment of Limnohabitans sp. INBF002:
TCATCAAAACGAGCCCCCACCGCCAACAAAACATCACAGTTTTGCATAGCGTTGTTGGCTTCAATCGTGCCGTGCATGCCCAGCATGCCCAAGAACTTAGGCGCACTGGCAGGATAGGCACCCAAGCCCATCAGGGTGTTGGTCACGGGGTAGCCCAACATGTCCACCAAAGTACGTAGCTCTTGTGAGGCGTTGCCCAACAACACACCACCACCGGTGTAGATGTAAGGGCGCTTGGCAGACATCAACAACTGCAAAGCCTTGCGAATTTGACCGCCGTGGCCTTTGCGCACGGGGTTGTACGAACGCATTTGAACTTCAGCGGGATAGCCTTCGTAAGTGGTCTTCTTGAAAGACACATCTTTTGGAATATCCACCACCACGGGGCCAGGACGGCCGCTGCGGGCGATATGGAACGCTTTTTTCAGCGTCAGGGCCAAGTCGCGAACGTCTTTGACCAAGAAGTTGTGTTTGACGATAGGACGCGTGATGCCGATGGTGTCGCACTCTTGAAAAGCGTCCAAGCCAATCGCATGCGTGGGCACTTGACCGGTGATGATGACCATCGGAATGCTGTCCATGTACGCGGTGGCAATACCAGTGACTGCGTTGGTGGCACCAGGGCCTGAAGTGACCAACGCCACGCCCACGTCACCCGTGGCACGCGCATAGCCATCAGCAGCATGGACCGCCGCTTGCTCATGGCGAACCAACACGTGTTGAATGGTGTTTTGGTTGTAGAGCGCGTCGTAAATGTAGAGAACTGAGCCGCCGGGATAGCCCCAGATGTGCTTGACATTTTCAGCTTGCAGCGCCTTCACGAGGATTTCGGCGCCCATCAGTTCTTGTGCTTGACCGCCAGTGGCGGCTGCGGAATGCGATTCCGACTTTGTATTGTCCATTTTTGTACCTTTTAACCTGAGTGAATTTCGTCAACGAAAAACCTTGGGTGCTTCTTGGCGAACCCTTGTGGGGCAGCATCGAAACTTTGGACCTTCAGCCATAGACGCATGGTTCGCGCCGGACCCAGACCCGTTTGCCTTTTTTGTCGAATTGCAATCTCAGATTATGGCATCAACCTAAACGCGATTCAGTCTTAAGCACACAAAAACAATTTCCAAGTGCCATAATCGCGCCCGATTCAACCTTGAACCCCTTCGTCAGTGGCCACCGAACAAGAACTGTCAGACTTCCTCAAAAGCGTCGAGAAGCGAGCCTTCAAACGCTCGGTCTATCACGTTCGCGATGACGAAGCGGCCCTCGACATCGTTCAAGACAGCATGATGAAACTCGCCGAACACTATGGCGACAAGCCAGCCGCCGAGCTGCCCATGCTGTTTCACCGCATTTTGTCAAACACCACCTTGGACTGGTTTCGACGCAACAAAACGCGTAAAGCATTGTTCAGCAACTTCAGCGATTTCGACTCAGACAAAGAAGAAGGCGAATTTGACCTTTTAGAAGCTTTGGCCGTCGACAACGACAGCCAAACCACACAAAGTGCTGAAGACAATTTCGCCAGCATTGCGAATGTCCACGATATCGAAGAAGAAATACAAAATTTGCCAGCGCGTCAACGAGAAGCCTTCCTGCTGCGTTACTGGGAGGACTTAGACGTTTCTGAGACTGCTGCAGCCATGGGCTGCTCCGAGGGAAGCGTCAAAACTCACTGCTCTCGGGCTGTTCTGGCGCTCAGCAAAGCGCTCAAACTAAAAGGAATTCAACCATGACACATATCGCAAAGACCCAAGACCAGTTTGGTTTGCGCATTGCTGCCCAACTGAATTCAGCCAGCCTTGATCTGCCCCACGACATTTCTGAGCGTCTGCGTGCTGCACGCACAAGGGCTGTTGCTGCGCGCTTGAAGACGCAAACCAACTTACAAACCAGCACATCTGTGGTTCACCAAAACGGTGCGGCTTTATTGAACTTTGGCGGCAACGAAGGCCTCAATATTTGGAGCCGCTTGGCGTCTTTCTTGCCACTGATTGCATTGGTTGCTGGCTTGGCTCTGATTCAAAACATCATGGACGATGACCGTGCCAACGAGTTGGCCGAAGTTGACTCAGCCCTCCTCATCGACGACTTGCCACCCGCAGCTTATGCCGATCCTGGTTTTCTTCAATTCTTGAAGAACCCCATCACCAGCGACACCAAAGACTAAAACCACATGATGTTGTCACGTGCCATCACTGCCAAGCTCGCCGCACTGCTCTTGCTGAGCGGCGCAGCGCTCTTCGGCTGCGAATTGGTTTGTGCCCAAACACCATCCCCAACTTCCGCCAAAGCAGCACCCAGCTTGCCTGGCCGTCCCCTGTGGATGGATTTGACAGAGTCTCAGCAACAAGCGCTCTCCCCCTTGTCTCAGCTGTGGCCGACCATGAACGAGCCACACAAGCGCAAATGGTTGGCTATTTCCCAAAACTTTGCACAATTGTCTGCAGATGAGCAAAACACCTTGCAAAGCCGCATGCGAGACTGGGCTGCTCTGAGCCCACAGCAACGCACGGCGGCAAGACTCAATTTTGCAGGGGCTCAACAGTTGCCACAAGAAGACAAGAAAGCAAAATGGGAGGCCTACCAAGCCCTATCCCCCGAAGCCAAGCAAAAACTTGCAGCCCAACAAAACCAACCTGTTTTAGGGGCCGCACCGGCAGTCAAACCTGTGGCAGCAACCAAGCTAACGTCATCGCCAATCGCCAACACAAATAAAACATTGCCACGCATTGCAACAGACCAAGCCGCGCCTGCCACCTTGCTACCCACCCCGGTGACAACCACAATTGCACCGACCAGCCCGGCCTCTGAAAGCACGGCTACGCCTCAATGATCTCGGATTTGAGGGCTCCCAGCTTACGTCGCCGCATGGCTTGCTGGATCTATGAGGGCCTGCTTTTGTTTGGTGTGCTCTTTATTTCAGGCTATTTGTTCAGCACCCTCAGCCAATCACGCCACGCGCTAGACAACCGCCACGGGCTGCAAGCCTTCCTCTTTCTGGTTATCGGCATTTACTTCACTTGGTTTGGTCACAAAGGCCAAACCTTGGCCATGAAGACTTGGCATATCCGCGTGGTCGATGCCCAAGGTAATGCACTCAGTCAAAAACGTGCTTTCGCGCGCTACATCGTGAGCTGGATTTGGTTCATCCCCCCCTTGGCGATCATCGCCCCCTACACACTCACAGGTGGAGAAACCGCTGTGTTGTTCATGGGCTGGGTGGCCGTCTGGGCCTTGCTCAGTCGCTTTCACCCTCAAAGACAGTTTTGGCATGATGTTTTGGCTGGCACACGCTTGGTCAACGCAGCGCCCGCCGACCCCATAAAGTCCAAGACCTAAAGGTTACAGTTCAACGCATGAGTGCAAACCCACAAAAAAACAGAACTGGCCTCGACCGCGTCTGGCACGCCTTCGGTTACTCACTGAGCGGACTCAAAGCGGGATGGCATGAAAAAGCCTTTCGCCAAGAAGCCATGGGATCATTCCTTTTAGTGCCTTTGTCTTTTTACGTCGGCCAAACTTGGCTTGAAACAGCCTTGTTGATGGGCACCGTCGTCTTGGTCTTGGTCATTGAATTGCTGAATACAGGCATTGAATCGGCCATCGACCGCATTGGCCCCGAATGGCACGAACTGGCCAAACGTGCCAAAGACACAGGCAGCGCTGCCGTGCTCTTGAGCTTGCTGCTTTGTATCGCCGTTTGGGCCGCAGCCATCTACGCCAACTTTTTCGCTTGAAGACGTTCATGAACAACCCAGCTTTTTCTGTTTGCGTCTACTGCGGTTCGCGCAGCGGCGCTCAGCCGGAATACGCCAATGTGGCTCGCCAAGTTGGCACTTGGATTGGTCAACACAACGGCCAACTGGTGTACGGCGGCGGCAACAACGGTTTGATGGGCCTGGTGGCACAAGCCACCGCTGACGCGGGTGGACGCGTGGTGGGCATCATCCCCAAAGCGCTTCAAACCAAAGAAAACACCCGCACCGCGTGTACCGAACTCCATGTGGTGGACACCATGCACGAGCGCAAACACATGATGGCCGAACGTGCCGATGTGTTTTTAGCCATACCCGGCGGGATTGGCACCTTTGAAGAGTTCTTTGAGGTGTGGACCTG
This window contains:
- a CDS encoding RDD family protein, whose protein sequence is MACWIYEGLLLFGVLFISGYLFSTLSQSRHALDNRHGLQAFLFLVIGIYFTWFGHKGQTLAMKTWHIRVVDAQGNALSQKRAFARYIVSWIWFIPPLAIIAPYTLTGGETAVLFMGWVAVWALLSRFHPQRQFWHDVLAGTRLVNAAPADPIKSKT
- a CDS encoding DUF3619 family protein; this encodes MTHIAKTQDQFGLRIAAQLNSASLDLPHDISERLRAARTRAVAARLKTQTNLQTSTSVVHQNGAALLNFGGNEGLNIWSRLASFLPLIALVAGLALIQNIMDDDRANELAEVDSALLIDDLPPAAYADPGFLQFLKNPITSDTKD
- a CDS encoding DUF3106 domain-containing protein, which codes for MMLSRAITAKLAALLLLSGAALFGCELVCAQTPSPTSAKAAPSLPGRPLWMDLTESQQQALSPLSQLWPTMNEPHKRKWLAISQNFAQLSADEQNTLQSRMRDWAALSPQQRTAARLNFAGAQQLPQEDKKAKWEAYQALSPEAKQKLAAQQNQPVLGAAPAVKPVAATKLTSSPIANTNKTLPRIATDQAAPATLLPTPVTTTIAPTSPASESTATPQ
- a CDS encoding acetolactate synthase 3 catalytic subunit encodes the protein MDNTKSESHSAAATGGQAQELMGAEILVKALQAENVKHIWGYPGGSVLYIYDALYNQNTIQHVLVRHEQAAVHAADGYARATGDVGVALVTSGPGATNAVTGIATAYMDSIPMVIITGQVPTHAIGLDAFQECDTIGITRPIVKHNFLVKDVRDLALTLKKAFHIARSGRPGPVVVDIPKDVSFKKTTYEGYPAEVQMRSYNPVRKGHGGQIRKALQLLMSAKRPYIYTGGGVLLGNASQELRTLVDMLGYPVTNTLMGLGAYPASAPKFLGMLGMHGTIEANNAMQNCDVLLAVGARFDDRVIGNPKHFAQNERKIIHIDIDPSSISKRVKVDIPIVGDVKDVLVEMIDMIKESGLKPDAAALAGWWDTIEAWRKRDCLKYDRGNTQVIKPQYVIETLHNMTKGTDTYITSDVGQHQMWAAQYYGFDEPRRWINSGGLGTMGVGIPYAMGIKLAKPDSEVFCVTGEGSVQMCIQELSTCFQYNTPIKVLALNNRFLGMVRQWQEIEYEGRYSSSYMDALPDFVKLAEAYGHVGMLIERPEDVEPALREARRLKDRTVFIDFRTDPSENVFPMVKAGKGITEMLLGSEDL
- a CDS encoding RNA polymerase sigma factor, which codes for MATEQELSDFLKSVEKRAFKRSVYHVRDDEAALDIVQDSMMKLAEHYGDKPAAELPMLFHRILSNTTLDWFRRNKTRKALFSNFSDFDSDKEEGEFDLLEALAVDNDSQTTQSAEDNFASIANVHDIEEEIQNLPARQREAFLLRYWEDLDVSETAAAMGCSEGSVKTHCSRAVLALSKALKLKGIQP
- a CDS encoding TIGR00730 family Rossman fold protein, which gives rise to MNNPAFSVCVYCGSRSGAQPEYANVARQVGTWIGQHNGQLVYGGGNNGLMGLVAQATADAGGRVVGIIPKALQTKENTRTACTELHVVDTMHERKHMMAERADVFLAIPGGIGTFEEFFEVWTWRQLGYHDKPIGLLNTQGYYDGLLQFAQNSVRQGFLNDWQMDLIRSGTEPTALLQDLVQAAGFSPEPQLAGL
- a CDS encoding diacylglycerol kinase, whose translation is MSANPQKNRTGLDRVWHAFGYSLSGLKAGWHEKAFRQEAMGSFLLVPLSFYVGQTWLETALLMGTVVLVLVIELLNTGIESAIDRIGPEWHELAKRAKDTGSAAVLLSLLLCIAVWAAAIYANFFA